From a region of the Nyctibius grandis isolate bNycGra1 chromosome 12, bNycGra1.pri, whole genome shotgun sequence genome:
- the LOC137669512 gene encoding serine/threonine-protein kinase ULK4-like: MDRLWSLLVASIFVVTFADILQALCRITRYSPSAFQSVIEKVGLAAVLNSLANGICKIQQYVLTMFSAMLSCGIHLQRLIQEKDFVTTITRLLESPSTFIRAKAFLVLLQVLINNREMLLLSCQARLVMYIGRDSRKTTPGKEQQGGSEYLSKCLDLLIYYIVRELPGILGDILAALTNVSGRKHPSRVQAKQLKMCLPVMPLVLHLVTSQVFRPQIVTEEFLFNYGTLLVSITI; encoded by the exons ATGGACAGACTTTGGTCTTTGCTTGTAGCATCAATTTTTGTTGTTACTTTCGCTGACATACTGCAG GCTTTATGCAGAATTACTCGTTACTCACCCAGTGCTTTCCAGAGTGTCATTGAAAAAGTGGGATTAGCAGCTGTACTAAATTCCTTGGCAAATGGAATATGCAAAATTCAGCAGTACGTGCTCACCATGTTTTCAGCAATGTTGTCATGTGGGATTCATCTACAGAGGCTGATTCAAGAAAAG GATTTTGTGACTACAATTACTCGTTTACTTGAAAGTCCTTCAACTTTTATTCGAGCAAAAGCCTTTCTGGTCCTGCTACAAGTTTTAATTAATAACAGGGAGATGTTGCTGCTCAGTTGTCAAGCAAG ACTCGTGATGTATATTGgaagagacagcagaaagaCCACGCCAGGAAAAGAGCAGCAAGGTGGCAGTGAATACCTGTCAAAATGCCTGGATCTTCTCATCTATTACATCGTGCGGGAGCTGCCAGGAATTCTAG GTGACATTCTCGCTGCCTTAACTAATGTCTCTGGACGTAAACACCCATCAAGGGTTCAGGCCAAGCAGCTGAAGATGTGCCTTCCTGTGATGCCTCTAGTGCTTCATCTGGTGACATCCCAG GTGTTTCGTCCCCAGATAGTCACAGAGGAGTTTCTTTTCAACTATGGGACCTTACTTGTGAGTATAACCATCTAA